The Desulfuromonas versatilis genome has a segment encoding these proteins:
- a CDS encoding thiamine pyrophosphate-dependent enzyme, with the protein MQKVFDRPVSLKDVQTHFCPGCQHGTIHRLVADAMDSLGVQQRTIGVASVGCSVFLYGYFDVDVVEAPHGRAPAVATGVKRVHKDKIVFTYQGDGDLAAIGTSEIIHAANRGEKLTVIFVNNTTYGMTGGQMAPTTLPAQRTTTSPRGRDVAVDGYPIRMAEVLAALEGTAYSVRVSVNSPKNIIQAGKVIRRAFELQTQGVGLSFVEVLSACPTNWGMDPLKANERVASEMIPYFPLGCFKDITAA; encoded by the coding sequence TTGCAGAAGGTTTTCGACCGGCCGGTTTCCCTCAAGGATGTGCAGACCCATTTCTGCCCGGGCTGCCAGCACGGCACCATCCATCGCCTGGTGGCCGATGCCATGGATTCGCTCGGGGTTCAGCAGCGCACCATCGGGGTCGCCTCGGTGGGCTGCAGCGTGTTTCTCTACGGCTATTTCGACGTCGACGTGGTCGAGGCGCCCCACGGGCGGGCCCCGGCGGTGGCGACCGGGGTGAAGCGCGTGCACAAGGACAAGATCGTCTTCACCTACCAGGGCGACGGCGACCTCGCGGCGATCGGCACCAGCGAAATCATCCACGCCGCCAACCGCGGAGAAAAGCTGACGGTCATTTTCGTCAACAACACCACCTACGGAATGACCGGCGGCCAGATGGCGCCCACCACGCTCCCCGCGCAGAGGACCACCACCTCGCCCCGCGGCCGGGATGTGGCGGTGGACGGCTACCCGATCCGCATGGCGGAGGTTCTCGCCGCCCTGGAGGGGACCGCCTATTCGGTGCGGGTCTCGGTCAACTCGCCGAAAAACATCATCCAGGCGGGCAAGGTCATCCGCCGCGCCTTCGAACTGCAGACCCAGGGGGTTGGCCTGAGCTTCGTCGAAGTGCTCTCGGCCTGCCCCACCAACTGGGGGATGGATCCGCTCAAGGCCAACGAACGGGTGGCTTCGGAGATGATCCCGTACTTCCCCCTCGGTTGTTTCAAGGACATCACCGCCGCCTGA
- a CDS encoding 3-methyl-2-oxobutanoate dehydrogenase subunit VorB: MTKRLFVKGNEAVAMGAIEAGCRYYFGYPITPQSDIPEYLSRELPGVGGDFIQAESEIASINMLLGASACGARAMTSSSSPGISLKQEGISYMAGSELPGVIVNICRSGPGLGGIDASQADYFQAVKGGGHGGYHIIVLAPHSVQEMYDLTMLAFDLSDRYRVPAMILADSVIGQMKEALVPHSYAAPADLPAKDWKVTGKGGRQEQRVVKSLYLGDGELEAHNWRLHARYAQLKAREVRFEAAGTSGADLLVTAYGSTARIAKTAIRMAREEGLKVGLLRPISLFPFPAGAFLDATAATKKVLCFELNAGQMVEDVRLSVARDAEVFFYGRPPGAGSLPTPEEFLEQIRKHCKD, encoded by the coding sequence TTGACCAAGCGCCTTTTCGTCAAAGGGAACGAGGCCGTCGCCATGGGTGCCATCGAGGCGGGCTGCCGGTACTATTTCGGATATCCGATCACGCCCCAGAGCGATATCCCCGAATATCTTTCCCGGGAACTCCCCGGGGTGGGGGGCGATTTCATCCAGGCCGAGAGTGAAATCGCCTCCATCAATATGCTGCTCGGCGCCAGCGCCTGCGGCGCCCGGGCCATGACCTCCTCCTCCAGCCCGGGGATCTCCCTCAAGCAGGAGGGGATCTCCTACATGGCCGGCAGCGAACTGCCCGGGGTCATCGTCAACATCTGCCGGTCCGGCCCCGGGCTCGGCGGCATCGATGCCTCCCAGGCCGATTATTTCCAGGCGGTCAAGGGGGGCGGCCACGGCGGCTACCACATCATCGTCCTCGCCCCCCATTCAGTGCAGGAGATGTACGACCTGACCATGCTCGCCTTCGATCTCTCCGACCGCTACCGGGTGCCGGCGATGATCCTCGCCGATTCGGTCATCGGCCAGATGAAGGAGGCCCTGGTGCCCCATTCCTACGCGGCCCCGGCCGATTTGCCGGCCAAGGACTGGAAGGTCACCGGCAAGGGGGGGCGCCAGGAGCAGCGCGTGGTCAAGTCACTCTATCTCGGCGACGGCGAGCTGGAAGCCCACAACTGGCGCTTGCACGCCAGGTATGCTCAGCTGAAAGCCCGGGAGGTGCGCTTCGAGGCGGCCGGAACCAGCGGCGCCGACCTGCTGGTAACCGCCTACGGCAGCACCGCCAGGATTGCCAAGACAGCCATCCGTATGGCCCGCGAAGAGGGGCTCAAGGTCGGGCTGCTGCGGCCCATCAGCCTGTTCCCTTTTCCCGCCGGAGCGTTTCTCGACGCCACCGCCGCGACCAAAAAAGTGCTCTGCTTCGAGCTGAATGCCGGCCAGATGGTTGAGGACGTGCGGCTTTCGGTGGCCAGGGACGCCGAGGTGTTTTTCTACGGCCGCCCCCCGGGGGCGGGCTCTCTGCCCACCCCGGAAGAGTTTCTGGAGCAGATCCGCAAACATTGCAAGGATTGA
- a CDS encoding 2-oxoacid:acceptor oxidoreductase family protein, whose protein sequence is MTHDVFMAGFGGQGVLLIGNLLAQAAILEGKNASYFPAYGVEKRGGAATCTVVISADEIGSPVVGRPGAGLILNQASMDKYFERIRPGGFCVVNTSLVEVPRGGRDDLALLEIPVNELALEIGDARLGNMIVIGAYAEQSGAVSLQNLQQALAEVLPERNHRFIPLNVKAIELGASLARKAAA, encoded by the coding sequence ATGACCCACGATGTGTTCATGGCTGGATTCGGTGGCCAGGGAGTCCTGCTGATCGGCAACCTGCTCGCCCAGGCGGCCATTCTCGAAGGCAAGAACGCCTCCTACTTCCCCGCCTACGGGGTGGAAAAACGCGGCGGCGCCGCCACCTGCACGGTGGTGATCTCGGCGGACGAGATCGGCTCGCCGGTGGTCGGCAGGCCCGGGGCGGGCCTGATCCTCAACCAGGCCTCCATGGACAAGTATTTCGAGCGGATCCGCCCGGGCGGCTTTTGCGTGGTCAACACCTCGCTGGTCGAGGTGCCCCGCGGCGGGCGGGACGACCTGGCCCTGCTGGAGATCCCGGTCAACGAACTGGCCCTGGAGATCGGCGATGCCCGGCTCGGCAACATGATCGTCATCGGCGCCTATGCCGAGCAGAGCGGCGCCGTCTCCCTGCAGAACCTGCAGCAGGCCCTGGCCGAAGTCCTGCCCGAGCGCAACCACCGGTTCATCCCGCTGAACGTCAAGGCCATCGAGCTGGGCGCGTCGCTGGCGCGCAAGGCCGCGGCCTGA
- a CDS encoding 4Fe-4S dicluster domain-containing protein: protein MPRLVIDEARCKGCALCTIACPKGLIRLNSTINKHGFLPAHITAKDLAKCSSCTLCAQMCPDVAISVFRETKPEQQ, encoded by the coding sequence ATGCCCAGACTTGTCATCGACGAGGCCCGCTGCAAGGGGTGCGCCCTGTGCACCATCGCCTGCCCCAAGGGGCTCATCCGGCTGAACAGCACCATCAACAAACACGGCTTCCTGCCCGCCCATATCACCGCCAAAGACCTGGCGAAGTGCTCCTCCTGCACGCTGTGCGCCCAGATGTGCCCCGATGTCGCCATCAGCGTGTTCCGCGAGACCAAGCCCGAACAACAATAA
- a CDS encoding RsmE family RNA methyltransferase, which produces MTPECVNGGGASSLVRLAAAPRLESEVPLPDSAIRALEAWGARPGEILTVCDPQQTFYRARLSSLEPGRASVVPFEVFARPPESALAIEVYQALPQKERFELILQKLTEVGVARIVPYRSSRSISLEERDCGQKKSHRWAEVVLRASRQCRRARLPELFPMLGWEEAISLAGQADLKLMLYEGDAPWTLSEALDRERPVRIALLVGPEGGFTPAEVEQAGHLGFLPVSLGSRILRTETAAIVGAALVQFSLGDLG; this is translated from the coding sequence TTGACGCCGGAATGCGTTAACGGCGGCGGCGCGTCCAGCCTGGTGCGGCTCGCTGCGGCTCCGCGGCTCGAAAGCGAGGTGCCGCTGCCGGACTCGGCCATCCGGGCGCTGGAGGCCTGGGGCGCGCGTCCCGGTGAGATCCTCACCGTCTGCGACCCGCAGCAGACCTTCTACCGGGCGCGGCTGAGCTCCCTGGAGCCGGGCCGGGCGAGCGTGGTCCCCTTCGAGGTCTTCGCCCGCCCTCCGGAAAGCGCGCTGGCCATCGAGGTCTACCAGGCGCTGCCCCAGAAGGAGCGTTTCGAGCTGATTCTGCAGAAGCTCACCGAGGTCGGCGTGGCGCGCATCGTGCCCTACCGCAGCAGCCGGTCGATCTCCCTCGAAGAACGCGATTGCGGCCAGAAAAAGTCCCACCGCTGGGCCGAGGTGGTGCTGCGGGCCTCCAGGCAGTGTCGGCGCGCCCGGCTGCCGGAGCTCTTCCCGATGCTGGGCTGGGAGGAGGCCATCAGCCTGGCGGGGCAGGCGGATCTCAAGCTGATGCTCTACGAGGGGGATGCTCCCTGGACCCTGAGCGAAGCCCTGGACAGGGAAAGGCCGGTGCGCATCGCCCTGCTGGTGGGGCCTGAGGGGGGCTTTACCCCGGCCGAAGTCGAGCAGGCCGGGCATCTGGGTTTTCTCCCCGTTTCCCTCGGCTCGCGCATCCTGCGCACCGAGACCGCCGCCATCGTCGGCGCCGCCCTGGTCCAGTTCTCCCTGGGGGATCTGGGCTGA
- the xerD gene encoding site-specific tyrosine recombinase XerD, protein MQNNLDLFLSYLTVEKGLSRNTLDAYGRDLGRYLDFLEARGIGRAEEIGPTTVLQFLAQLKQAGLSPRSRARALVALRTFHKFLLAERLCPTNPAAKVAAPKTLNALPGTLSPAEVEKLLAAPAGDSPLELRDRAMLEILYATGLRVSELVGLRLQDLQLDVGYLFAFGKRSKQRIVPLGEAALEQLREYLRYGRPPLEKGAGSQFIFLNRAGKGLTRQGFWKIIKRRALQAHIRKNITPHTLRHSFATHLLENGADLRSVQAMLGHADISTTQIYTHVTRERLKQIHGRHHPRG, encoded by the coding sequence ATGCAGAACAACCTCGACCTTTTTCTGAGCTATTTGACCGTCGAGAAAGGGCTCTCGCGCAACACCCTGGACGCCTACGGCCGGGACCTCGGCCGCTACCTTGACTTTCTCGAGGCCCGGGGGATCGGTCGGGCGGAGGAGATCGGCCCGACCACCGTACTGCAGTTCCTTGCCCAGCTGAAACAGGCGGGGCTTTCCCCACGCAGCCGGGCCCGCGCCCTGGTCGCCCTGCGGACCTTTCACAAGTTTCTGCTGGCGGAGCGGCTGTGCCCCACCAACCCGGCGGCGAAGGTGGCCGCTCCCAAAACCCTCAACGCCCTGCCCGGCACCCTGAGCCCCGCCGAGGTCGAGAAGCTGCTCGCGGCACCGGCGGGAGACTCCCCCCTCGAGTTGCGCGACCGCGCCATGCTGGAGATTCTCTACGCCACCGGGCTGCGCGTGTCGGAGCTGGTCGGGCTGCGGCTCCAGGACCTGCAGTTGGATGTGGGCTACCTGTTCGCCTTCGGCAAGCGCAGCAAGCAGCGCATCGTCCCCCTGGGCGAGGCGGCCCTGGAACAACTGCGGGAATACCTGCGCTACGGCCGGCCACCGCTGGAGAAGGGTGCAGGCAGCCAGTTCATTTTCCTGAACCGGGCGGGTAAAGGGTTGACACGGCAGGGGTTCTGGAAGATTATAAAGCGCCGCGCCCTGCAGGCGCATATTCGGAAGAACATCACCCCTCACACCCTGCGCCATTCCTTCGCCACCCATCTGCTGGAAAACGGGGCGGACCTGCGTTCGGTGCAGGCCATGCTGGGCCACGCCGACATCTCCACCACGCAGATCTATACCCACGTCACCCGGGAGCGGCTCAAACAGATCCACGGACGTCACCATCCCCGGGGATAA
- a CDS encoding RNA methyltransferase: MNFDNISVVLVEPQGPLNIGSVCRAMMNFGFSDLRLVNPSADHLSDEARRMAVKASALLEGARIFPDLAAALADCQLALGTTRRFGKYREDFLHPDQAARVAHPLAEKGRVALVFGREDNGLLTAELDLCQRFITIPTSEALPSMNLAQAVSLCLYEVAKCWGELAGKGGGRKRLASGKVLEGLYRHMRQTLLDIEYLDPQNPEHILHTYRRIFGRAGLNEREVRILHGLWSRIDWLESERKKRR; encoded by the coding sequence ATGAATTTCGACAATATTTCCGTGGTGCTGGTCGAGCCCCAGGGACCCCTGAATATCGGCTCGGTCTGCCGGGCCATGATGAATTTCGGCTTCTCCGACCTGCGCCTGGTCAACCCCAGCGCCGACCACCTGAGCGACGAGGCCAGGCGCATGGCCGTGAAGGCCTCGGCCCTGCTGGAAGGGGCCCGCATCTTCCCCGACCTGGCCGCGGCCCTGGCCGACTGTCAGCTGGCCCTCGGCACCACCCGCCGCTTCGGCAAATACCGCGAGGACTTCCTGCATCCCGACCAGGCCGCCCGGGTGGCTCATCCGTTGGCCGAAAAGGGGCGGGTCGCCCTGGTCTTCGGCCGTGAGGACAATGGCCTGCTGACCGCAGAGCTCGACCTCTGCCAGCGCTTCATCACCATCCCCACCAGCGAAGCGCTCCCTTCCATGAACCTGGCCCAGGCGGTCTCGCTCTGCCTGTACGAGGTGGCCAAATGCTGGGGAGAGCTGGCGGGCAAGGGGGGCGGGCGCAAGCGGCTGGCCAGCGGCAAGGTGCTCGAGGGGCTGTACCGGCACATGCGCCAGACCCTGCTGGATATCGAATACCTCGATCCGCAGAACCCCGAGCACATACTGCACACCTACCGGCGCATTTTCGGGCGGGCCGGGCTCAACGAGCGGGAGGTGAGGATTCTCCACGGCCTGTGGAGCCGCATCGACTGGCTCGAGAGCGAACGCAAGAAACGCCGTTAG
- the glnD gene encoding [protein-PII] uridylyltransferase, producing the protein MNLDDKRHTEPFFSRELLTDPAMPYEERRRLLLEGGRAYLQHHREAIREKHRKGASGRQIVGSLTSLSDTLIRNLYRSVSADIPPEGQGACALIALGGYGRGELNPYSDIDLMFYYPGKDKSFAELISERMLYLLWDLGLEVGYSVRTDRDCLEMAERDITARTALLDSRLLVGDETLYQAYEKAVLGPVIGKNSQGFIREKLEENQRRLRKYGSSVYLLEPNIKEGEGGLRDLHTGLWVCQVKFKARKLRDLVIKGVMTEEEAKDYEDALDYLWRIRNELHFLSPRKNDQIYFDMQEKIARFLGFKDNRKALAVEQFMQDFYSQALKIEHVAASMVSKATQQDEPTFRVLGYLTRRTVEEGFYILRGELRASRKDLFVTDPERIMRAFVLAQRHEVALAVSVKGMIRESLHLINDKVRRSRLMTEGFLEILRTPKGMAQALREMHHLQVLNRFIPEFGRIYCKVQHDAYHIYTVDTHSLFAVEEIAKLWRGEYREKKPLLTQVANDIEKRALLLLAVLFHDIGKGEGKDHSNKGADLIPTIARRLGLNREDSQRLEFLVRNHLVMAHIAQRRDLHDEKLIIQFARTMGMSENLKMLYLLTFADIKAVGPDVWTEWKGFLLQELYEKAYQVLERGNFQLEQRSEKVRNRKRKVVELLEEEFGLRPVKEQVKAMSTRYLLSYRSATIADHLRLVFSRQDRTLATRIEHEPEGKYTQVTITTLDVPGLFAKIAGVMAANGINVLGAQINTLSNGVALDVLQVTGSTGEILDKAAKWKRVEEDLTAVIEGRVQVEDLVAKRHRPSFLVERPKPRFPNRVELDNEVSEEYTVIDIYAHDKVGLLYSICQTFKELGLYIGVSKISTKVDQAADTFYVQDIFGQKILKQERMEEIRSQLLAAISDEENAG; encoded by the coding sequence ATGAACCTTGACGACAAGAGACATACAGAACCCTTTTTCTCCCGTGAACTGCTGACCGACCCCGCCATGCCCTACGAGGAGCGGCGCCGGCTGCTGCTCGAGGGGGGGCGAGCCTATCTCCAGCACCACCGCGAGGCGATCCGCGAAAAGCACCGCAAGGGCGCCTCGGGCCGGCAGATCGTCGGCAGTCTCACCTCGCTGAGCGACACCCTGATCCGCAACCTCTACCGCAGCGTCTCCGCCGACATCCCCCCCGAGGGGCAGGGCGCCTGCGCCCTGATCGCCCTGGGCGGCTACGGTCGCGGCGAGCTCAACCCCTATTCGGACATCGACCTGATGTTCTACTACCCCGGCAAGGACAAGTCCTTCGCCGAACTGATCTCCGAACGCATGCTCTACCTGCTCTGGGACCTCGGGCTCGAGGTCGGCTACAGCGTGCGCACCGACCGCGACTGCCTGGAGATGGCCGAGCGGGACATAACCGCCCGCACGGCGCTGCTCGATTCCAGGCTGCTGGTCGGCGACGAGACCCTTTACCAGGCCTATGAGAAGGCGGTGCTGGGTCCGGTCATCGGCAAGAACAGCCAGGGCTTCATCCGCGAAAAGCTCGAGGAGAACCAGCGGCGCCTGCGCAAGTACGGCTCCTCGGTCTACCTTCTCGAGCCCAACATCAAGGAGGGCGAGGGGGGGCTGCGCGACCTGCACACCGGGCTCTGGGTATGCCAGGTCAAATTCAAGGCCCGCAAGCTGCGCGACCTGGTGATCAAGGGGGTGATGACCGAGGAGGAGGCCAAGGATTACGAAGACGCCCTCGACTATCTCTGGCGCATCCGCAACGAGCTGCATTTTCTCTCGCCGCGCAAAAACGACCAGATCTACTTTGACATGCAGGAGAAGATCGCCCGCTTCCTCGGCTTCAAGGACAACCGCAAGGCCCTGGCCGTCGAACAGTTCATGCAGGATTTCTACTCCCAGGCGCTGAAGATCGAGCATGTCGCCGCCAGCATGGTCAGCAAGGCGACGCAGCAGGACGAACCGACCTTCCGGGTGCTCGGCTACCTGACCCGGCGCACCGTGGAGGAGGGCTTCTACATCCTGCGCGGTGAGCTTCGGGCCAGCCGCAAGGACCTCTTCGTCACCGACCCGGAGCGGATCATGCGGGCTTTCGTGCTCGCCCAGCGCCACGAGGTGGCGCTTGCGGTCTCGGTGAAGGGGATGATCCGGGAGAGCCTGCACCTGATCAACGACAAGGTACGCCGCTCGCGGCTGATGACCGAGGGCTTTCTGGAGATCCTGCGCACCCCCAAGGGGATGGCCCAGGCCCTGCGCGAAATGCACCACCTGCAGGTGCTCAACCGCTTCATCCCCGAGTTCGGCCGCATCTACTGCAAGGTCCAGCACGACGCCTACCACATCTATACGGTGGACACCCACTCGCTGTTCGCCGTGGAGGAGATCGCCAAGCTCTGGCGCGGCGAGTACCGGGAGAAGAAGCCGCTGCTGACCCAGGTGGCCAACGATATCGAAAAGCGGGCCCTGCTGCTGCTCGCGGTGCTGTTCCACGACATCGGCAAAGGGGAGGGGAAGGACCACTCCAACAAGGGGGCCGACCTGATCCCGACCATCGCCCGGCGCCTCGGGCTCAACCGCGAGGACAGCCAGCGCCTGGAGTTTCTGGTCCGCAACCACCTGGTGATGGCCCATATCGCCCAGCGCCGCGACCTGCACGACGAAAAGCTGATCATCCAGTTCGCCCGCACCATGGGGATGAGCGAAAATCTCAAGATGCTCTACCTGCTCACCTTTGCCGACATCAAGGCGGTGGGCCCCGATGTCTGGACCGAGTGGAAGGGGTTCCTGCTCCAGGAGCTGTACGAGAAGGCCTACCAGGTGCTGGAGCGGGGCAATTTCCAACTCGAACAGCGCTCGGAAAAGGTCCGCAACCGCAAGCGCAAGGTGGTGGAACTGCTCGAGGAGGAGTTCGGCCTGCGCCCGGTCAAGGAACAGGTCAAGGCGATGAGCACCCGCTACCTGCTGAGCTATCGCTCGGCCACCATCGCCGATCACCTGCGGCTGGTGTTCAGCCGCCAGGACCGCACCCTGGCCACCCGGATCGAACACGAGCCGGAAGGCAAATACACCCAGGTCACCATCACCACCCTCGACGTCCCCGGGCTGTTCGCCAAGATCGCCGGGGTGATGGCGGCCAACGGCATCAACGTGCTCGGTGCCCAGATCAACACCCTGAGCAACGGCGTGGCCCTGGACGTGCTGCAGGTCACCGGTTCGACCGGCGAGATTCTCGACAAGGCCGCCAAGTGGAAGCGGGTCGAAGAGGATCTCACGGCAGTCATCGAAGGGCGGGTGCAGGTCGAAGACCTGGTCGCCAAGCGCCATCGGCCCAGCTTTCTGGTCGAGCGTCCCAAGCCCCGCTTCCCCAACCGGGTGGAGCTGGACAACGAGGTCTCCGAAGAGTACACGGTCATCGACATCTATGCCCACGACAAGGTGGGCCTGCTCTACAGCATCTGCCAGACCTTCAAGGAACTCGGACTGTACATCGGCGTCTCGAAGATTTCCACCAAGGTCGATCAGGCTGCCGACACCTTTTACGTGCAGGATATTTTCGGCCAGAAGATCCTCAAGCAGGAGCGGATGGAGGAGATTCGCTCGCAACTGCTCGCGGCCATTTCGGATGAGGAAAACGCTGGCTGA
- a CDS encoding cofactor-independent phosphoglycerate mutase gives MKYLVLLGDGMADEPIEELKGKTPLEFARTPRMDQLADQGEIGMVETIPPGFHPGSDVANLSVFGYDPALCYSGRSPLEAASMGVELGPEDVAFRLNLVYLVAHYGKLYMGDFSAGHISTAEARQIIATLQQELGDEEFHFYPGVSYRHLMVWRGGKDKLEFTPPHDLTGQSVEGHMPRGEGAERLIQLMNSAQLLLHRHPVNLQREQQDKPTANSIWLWGHGRPPRMETLQQRFGISGAVISAVDLIKGIGTYAGLDVIEVPGATGYIDTNYVGKAEYALEALKSRDFVYLHVEAPDEAAHAGNLQDKIRAIEDFDQKVVGTILDGIGALGDYRLLVLPDHPTPLARMTHTSDPVPYILYGSGGEFPHQGEGGGYCERSARAAGVKLDQGHRLMARLIRGEKP, from the coding sequence ATGAAATACCTGGTATTGCTGGGCGACGGCATGGCCGATGAGCCCATCGAAGAACTCAAGGGGAAGACCCCTCTCGAATTTGCCCGGACCCCGCGCATGGACCAGTTGGCCGACCAGGGAGAAATCGGCATGGTCGAAACCATCCCGCCTGGTTTTCATCCCGGCAGCGATGTGGCCAATCTCTCGGTCTTCGGCTACGACCCCGCACTCTGCTACAGCGGCCGCTCGCCCCTCGAGGCAGCCAGCATGGGGGTGGAGTTGGGGCCGGAGGACGTGGCGTTTCGCCTCAACCTGGTCTATTTGGTGGCCCATTACGGCAAGCTCTACATGGGCGACTTCTCCGCCGGGCACATCAGCACCGCCGAGGCCCGCCAGATCATCGCCACCCTGCAGCAGGAGCTGGGCGACGAGGAGTTCCATTTCTATCCCGGGGTTTCCTACCGGCACCTGATGGTCTGGCGCGGCGGCAAGGACAAGCTCGAATTCACCCCGCCCCACGACCTGACCGGGCAGAGCGTCGAGGGGCACATGCCCCGCGGGGAGGGCGCCGAGCGGCTGATCCAGCTGATGAACAGCGCCCAGCTGCTGCTGCATCGCCACCCGGTGAACCTGCAGCGCGAGCAGCAGGACAAGCCCACCGCCAATTCGATCTGGCTCTGGGGCCACGGCCGGCCGCCGCGCATGGAGACCCTGCAGCAGCGCTTCGGCATCAGCGGCGCGGTCATCTCCGCCGTCGACCTGATCAAGGGGATCGGCACCTACGCCGGCCTGGATGTGATCGAGGTCCCCGGGGCCACCGGCTACATCGACACCAATTACGTCGGCAAGGCCGAATATGCCCTGGAGGCGCTGAAGAGCAGGGACTTCGTCTACCTGCACGTCGAGGCCCCCGACGAGGCGGCCCACGCCGGCAACCTGCAGGACAAGATCAGGGCCATCGAGGATTTCGACCAGAAGGTGGTCGGCACCATCCTCGACGGGATCGGCGCCCTGGGCGACTATCGGCTGCTGGTGCTGCCCGACCACCCCACGCCCCTGGCGCGCATGACCCACACCAGCGACCCGGTCCCCTACATCCTGTACGGCTCCGGCGGCGAATTCCCTCACCAGGGGGAGGGCGGCGGCTACTGCGAGCGCTCCGCCCGGGCCGCGGGCGTCAAACTCGACCAGGGGCACCGGCTGATGGCCCGGCTGATTCGCGGCGAAAAGCCCTGA
- a CDS encoding Slp family lipoprotein produces the protein MKPVLLLALLAGTLALAGCSHVISREQRAAAGSQPSFAELRQNPASHQGRTLLLGGLILANRADDGAGTLELLRFSLDPWGEPVAVDETGSRFLVRSAGPFDPARFEPGRLLTLTATLDGEELYQGGYVDYRYPVFSPGEIYLWETPFRLGVKPHANLYAPYYQAPEPEERGNRYAPAYAPYPYTPTWIRPAGAR, from the coding sequence ATGAAACCTGTGTTGTTACTCGCGCTGCTGGCCGGCACCCTGGCCCTGGCGGGATGCAGCCACGTGATCTCCAGGGAACAGCGGGCTGCGGCAGGCTCGCAGCCGAGCTTCGCGGAGTTGCGGCAAAACCCTGCCAGCCACCAGGGGCGGACCCTGCTGCTGGGCGGTTTGATCCTGGCAAACCGCGCCGACGACGGGGCCGGAACCCTTGAACTGCTGCGCTTCAGCCTCGACCCCTGGGGCGAGCCGGTGGCCGTCGACGAGACCGGCAGCCGCTTCCTGGTGCGCAGCGCAGGCCCCTTCGACCCGGCCCGGTTCGAGCCGGGACGGCTGCTGACCCTGACCGCGACGCTCGACGGCGAGGAGCTTTACCAGGGGGGCTACGTCGATTACCGCTACCCGGTGTTCTCCCCGGGAGAGATCTACCTCTGGGAGACCCCCTTTCGCCTTGGGGTGAAGCCCCACGCCAACCTCTACGCCCCCTATTACCAGGCCCCCGAGCCCGAGGAGCGCGGCAACCGCTACGCGCCGGCCTACGCCCCCTACCCCTACACGCCCACCTGGATCCGCCCCGCCGGGGCACGCTGA
- a CDS encoding DNA polymerase III subunit chi: protein MTRVEFIKLRKPEKAKHLCELADAFFRQGKRVLITVLDDNQGVTLDRFMWTWQKGSFIPHAYDNGAVDCLDDPVVIGTRERNPNGARALIMGRPCSLEFVRQFELVIDFAEAYDEELLAESRRRFVRYREAGFDAGMR from the coding sequence ATGACCAGGGTAGAATTCATAAAGCTGCGCAAACCCGAAAAAGCCAAGCACCTCTGCGAGCTGGCCGATGCCTTCTTCCGCCAGGGGAAGCGGGTGCTGATCACCGTGCTGGACGACAACCAGGGGGTGACCCTGGATCGTTTCATGTGGACCTGGCAGAAGGGTTCCTTCATCCCCCACGCCTATGACAACGGGGCGGTCGACTGCCTCGACGACCCGGTGGTGATCGGGACCCGGGAGCGCAACCCCAACGGGGCGCGGGCCCTGATCATGGGGCGGCCCTGTTCGCTGGAGTTCGTCCGCCAGTTCGAACTGGTCATCGATTTCGCCGAGGCCTACGACGAGGAGCTGCTGGCCGAATCCCGCAGGCGCTTCGTTCGTTACCGGGAGGCCGGGTTTGACGCCGGAATGCGTTAA